The sequence below is a genomic window from Wyeomyia smithii strain HCP4-BCI-WySm-NY-G18 chromosome 1, ASM2978416v1, whole genome shotgun sequence.
tacctttcacctaaattgctttcaatgttttttttcacgTCTTCAATATTATCCCCTATTGAACACTCAGCAATTATCGAGCCAGCTTTCCCGTTCCtaaagtttctaattttgtgTACTTTCGGATCCAAATTTTCTTTCGAAAAAATTCTAGTGTCTTCATtagattgagaagactcgactggtttaatcacaatgaccggccgagtcTTACGGTTTTCAGCGCGCTTTAATTTATTTACCGTATTCCCAATCGATTCCGCTTAAACATTCGCGTATGTCGGAGAGTTTTGAGAAAAAACCTCGTTATCTTGCATAATCGCGTCTTCAATCGGTTCATCATATTTattcgaaataatttttttcttattgggAATAGAGTCCAGTTCagagtgaaccgttctctcaGTTCTAGATCTCTTTCTATTCATTGGCACACTTTTCTCTCGATTAACATTTTCGATTACTTCTATTTTGAAATCTTCCAGCTTTTTGGCAACATTGGCTTCAATGCATGCCATGCTCTCACGAAGAGAATTGCTGATCGATTTTATTAttgttaggttttttttatagatttcaAAGAGTAAATACGAATTGATTAATTTGCTACCCGAACTTACGATTGGTTTTCTTTTCTAGTAACAATCAAGCTTCAGTCTCTAGCTTTTTCAGGAAATTTTCATCTAGACGATTTTTTTGGACCCACTGTAACTCATACGGCCTATTGTCTCATAGCACCAGCGAATGTATGaacaagctcagaaattctggtATGTAACTCTTCAGTGAACGATTCGAGGCGAATGCTATTTTGTCTTCGTCCCGATTTGATTCGCCATGATGAATCTATCAATGCCACGGTGAACCgatacaaatatttactgagttgcatcgatGTGATTTTGAACCCTATCCAATCGGCAAATAATGAGAAACAGGGAACAGGAAAAGGGAAAGACACAAATCGATCGTTTCAGTTCATCCGAACACATGTATGCCCCCGATGAAGTATGTGTTCGTTTTACATTGACATTAGTCCACAGCGAACGGTTCACGAAGCGAATGAAGATTCAATGCAGTAATCAGGAGCCTTGCTTACACAAGagcaatgggcaagatcgatccgatttttgcaaaatcaatCTTTTCTAGtcgattcatcgattttttgaatcgatttctctgcgcgcgatcttctgctgaatcgatcctttggatggcaagatcgttttttttccgcctgaaaaataaatgtgtgcaaaacggattgaaaacaatagtgattgcatttattgttgctaacttaatctgcggccgaattccgagaacacttttctttgaagagaagaaaatttctttacTGATAGtatacgaattttttttttctctccgaagaagtgtgtgctcggaattcggacactgatctgaaaaatgtgtcaattttttaccgggatgtccatagttgaagaatgggataaaattcaatagacatgaaaccgagaaaaacgcatttcaaatgtttttgttggttcaaacaattgtctacgtccatgacaacttttttcatgagtatgtcaccacctCCATATCCAgcatatccagcttttcacgaacggtaatggcgtatagtgcacgcagcccattttgacgttttctgtaggtcaggaaagctggataaccttgtcgtcgagttgaaaaagaacaatccgcagccaaattaagcagaggcgacgcgtgaccaagtgggccACCTGTTCAATCGACATTTGCAACATTAAAACAACAGTATTGCGATAACagattttaaaagttttatttatcaacatttatttatataacaaagGAATCCTTCGGTTTACTTTTAACGCAAACTCGCGATAATATCGTCGTAAAATAATGGCGTCAGCATCATCTCATGGAGTAAATCTTTCTCCACAGCCATCATCATAATACCAAATAATCGATTCTGCCCCGATTCAGACCGCAAATAATTTTTGATCCGTCGGAGAACCGAAAACGTTCGTTCGACGGACGCCGTTGTATTAGGCAGTGTCAGTATCATTCTGGCCAGCCGAAGCGTTTCGGAGAAAGTTTGATGCAGGTTTTGTCCAAGGATAAACGAAATTAAATACAATATATTTTTGCCTCTGAACTCTTCGCGCGAGTAAAGAACGGTCAGCTCATTATACAGCTTCGCTTCATCGAATTTAGAATGGTACGAAATAAGCATTTTCAAATTCTTTGTAGGGAATGTGACATTGAATTCGGCAAATTTTTCGTGATTCAACAAAATGATGAATTTGTATTCATCTAGTTCTTTGAATCGTTTAGACATTTCGTCAATAATTTTGTCAATGATAAAGTCATATATGGGACGATAATTGATACCGTTGCTATCAGTGATCGTTTCGCCAGAAACATCAATTGCATCATTAAGCGTTCTGTAGAAATGATGCTCTGCTTTGAGCTCTTCGATAGAAGCGAGGCAAGCCTTGACGTTACGTAAACATTCTACTACGTCCAATTCTTTCGTTTGCAAAATTTGATACAGTACATCtgtatgtgcaaaaatattagcaaaaaGTTTGAGCAAGAATACGGTATTGAATTCAAGCATGAATGCGTGAAGACCTCTGGCTGTAGTACAAGTTTCAGCATCAAAGACACTGTCGCCAAGATAAATCTCACCTAAACATTCATTAATCGCTGCATAATTCGAATCAATTATTTTGATCATACGCGAATTATACGACCATTTGGTCTTGCAAACATTTGGTATGTGGGTCTCCATAAATTGCTTTAATGTCTCGCTGCGTTAAGGTGACTGCGAGAAAAATGCCGCGAGTGATGAGATCGTGTTGAAAAACCTTGCTGATTTCTTGTTATTTGTGCACGAGTGAAGTAGCACCAAATTAAGCACATGTGCGCGGCAGTGGATATATCCAGCTTTTGGAAACCGTTGCTTCACCAATGTTTGCACTCCAGATTTGTCCCCGGACATTACAGCAGCTCCATCATAGCTCtgagctacaactttgtcaccaTCAAGACCAAAATACGCTGCTATTTCATCAACGTGTCCGGCCAACGCAGCGGCGGTTTTGTCACTGCTAACGTCTGCCAATCTAACGAGCCTTTCAACTGGTGTTCCTAAAATtttgatgaacaaaaaaatgtttgaacctcgttgaattaaaaaaaaatcaactatttGTTAACATATttgcaaaatttattttatgaatatttcttACCATCGGGTCGTAAGTAGCGCAGAGTACAAGATAGTTGCGATAACCGAGCCGAATCTGTTGATTCATCCATCATAATGGACACGAACTCAGCATCAAGATCTTCTCTTTTAATTGTTTGAAGCATGTAGCTTTCAATGCATTCTATAAGCTCGTTCTGAATTCCTCCCGACGTTCCGCTGAAaactttattatttataaaatccTGGAACGCTGGATCCCTGGCGGCGATCAACGTGCAGAGGTCTTTATAATTTCCTCTGTTCGTGGAATCGGAACATTCATAATGTTCGCGAAAGGCGAGACCGTGAGTGCCAAGGAAACAGGTGATCTCAATTAAAGTTCGCATACCCTCCCGGTTTTTCGTTACTTCTTCGTTATGCTTATTGCGGGCGATCGTCGGCTATGGTCAAGTGCTTCGTCTATCCTCATTTGCCTGAACATCGATAAGGCAAGTGAATTGTTTATGTGATCTTTAGAGCTCGAATGCGTTTTAATTGACGCAGAAAGGTGATTCACATCACTATATCCTTCCTTGctccaaacatttttttcattggcgcTACGGAAAAGCAAACATGGCCAGCAGAAAAGTTTATTTAATTTCGCCGATCCACACAGCCATTGCTGGTCAAGTTGCGGGACATAATTTTCCCCTTCAACTTATACGTGGATTTTAATTGTTCCATAGGTGGACGAGGAACCGGATGTCCAataactttaattttttcttccatgGTTCTGGCGGCAAACGGGCGCTTTAGCATTTGCTCAATAATGCAATGATCCATAACGTTGTCCATCTGGAAATCCACGCAAACAATCTCCAGTAGGTATATGGTAGTTTGTGATGATTAATTGAAATATAATATGATGAAGTAATTAAGCTTTACTCAATCGTTCCTTAAACGAGATTGAAATTTCACACAAGAAAGCAACAGAAATTTGAAAGATGGAGCAATGGTAGTCTTAGCCGtcacaaacaaatcaaaagcaACCGTAACGTGAGCAGTCAAACATGTACTATACCGACTATACCATTCTAGTTACCATACTATGGTTCAAGTTATTGAATGAACAACATCGAGAAAAAAGGCTTGAATCGAaaccacacatcaacgaaaaaacACCACTACATCTACAATAACCATGAATGAATTCGttcgattttttatttgtatcgCACTCAGCGCTGCGCGACACCTTTTTTCTCACGTGAAGAATAATGTCATCAATGAGGAAATACATGAAAACCCTTCGCTGCACTCTCGGCTTTGCATCGACCTGACGCTCGCTTGAGCGTTGAGAGCTGTGTACTCTCGCGGCctctctcaaatttcaatgaacgaACATCAAAGAATGGTGGGGGTCGGCGTCGGCGGTATCGTTTCCATCGGCTTGGTTcaacataatttttgaaccgcaaatgtcatttttacgcaaGGCTACGCATTAGTAGTGGTGCACGCTTTATGTACATAACTGGCTGCGTACGCTATAGTACTTGAAAATGCAGAGAAGTGTTTGAATGAATGCTAGTTCAGATAAATGATttgaacaaacggtagtcattactGCTTATCTCGTTGTGTTGTGTTGTATTACGGGTGGGCTGTGTTGGGGGTGGTTTGAGTAGTGTAGAGTGTGTTTAGCCAGGTTATATTCTTCACGGTGGAGAAAtgaatagaaattgaaattggtggaaataaattgaaaatcaaaaaaatgt
It includes:
- the LOC129716931 gene encoding zinc finger MYM-type protein 1-like, translated to MDWDPTPPGSSACVTLCANFMKLDLGNYKDLCTLIAARDPAFQDFINNKVFSGTSGGIQNELIECIESYMLQTIKREDLDAEFVSIMMDESTDSARLSQLSCTLRYLRPDGTPVERLVRLADVSSDKTAAALAGHVDEIAAYFGLDGDKVVAQSYDGAAVMSGDKSGVQTLVKQRFPKAGYIHCRAHVLNLVLLHSCTNNKKSARFFNTISSLAAFFSQSP